In Leisingera thetidis, a single genomic region encodes these proteins:
- a CDS encoding ParB/RepB/Spo0J family partition protein, with protein MAKRKRLSPAQSGFLTAAPAGKPALGGPSSVGAAPIAQVASDASAQAALQELSGVLENARARGLMIEELPLAAIDENHLVRDRIEQDEEELQSLMASIRARGQQTPAEVVPLEDTFGGRTHGLISGWRRLTALRRLYEETSDPQFATLKALVIRPDSAEDAYVAMVEENEIRVNLSHYERARIAVRACREGVFTRRKYALQALFGNATRPKRSKIGSFVTLVEALDAVLFHPTAISEKLGLALVRAIEADAGFAGRAAAALQAGDRSSPEAELEILTRLVEADTAETPRLEPDMPPAPAAAADPVPGAEIPVPAAAPPAAAPAPRAPAEPLVSRPRVRGAYDWDAAQPGERIALPAPAGVRLGYTPSAQTIEISGPAVTADLAEALQAWLKTL; from the coding sequence ATGGCAAAACGCAAACGGCTCTCTCCGGCGCAGAGCGGATTTCTGACCGCGGCGCCCGCCGGCAAACCGGCGCTTGGCGGCCCCTCCAGCGTTGGCGCCGCGCCGATTGCCCAGGTGGCCTCGGATGCCTCGGCCCAGGCGGCGCTGCAGGAGCTGTCCGGGGTGCTGGAAAACGCCCGCGCCAGGGGGCTGATGATCGAGGAGCTGCCGCTGGCGGCGATCGACGAGAACCACCTGGTGCGCGACCGCATCGAGCAGGACGAGGAAGAGCTGCAATCGCTGATGGCGTCGATCCGCGCCCGCGGCCAGCAGACCCCGGCCGAGGTGGTGCCGCTGGAGGATACTTTCGGCGGCCGCACCCACGGGCTGATTTCCGGCTGGCGCCGCCTCACGGCCTTGCGCAGACTCTATGAAGAGACCTCGGACCCGCAGTTCGCCACCCTCAAGGCGCTGGTGATCCGGCCCGACAGCGCCGAAGACGCTTATGTGGCGATGGTCGAGGAAAACGAGATCCGGGTGAACCTCAGCCATTACGAGCGCGCCCGCATCGCGGTGCGGGCCTGCCGGGAGGGCGTCTTCACCCGCCGCAAATACGCGCTGCAGGCGCTGTTCGGCAATGCCACCCGCCCCAAGCGCTCCAAGATCGGCAGCTTTGTCACCCTGGTGGAGGCGCTGGATGCGGTGCTGTTCCACCCCACCGCGATCAGCGAGAAGCTGGGCCTGGCGCTGGTGCGCGCGATTGAGGCGGACGCGGGCTTTGCCGGGCGCGCCGCGGCGGCGCTGCAGGCGGGGGACCGCTCCAGCCCCGAGGCCGAGCTGGAGATCCTGACCCGGCTGGTGGAGGCGGATACGGCGGAAACCCCCAGGTTAGAGCCTGATATGCCGCCTGCCCCGGCTGCCGCCGCCGACCCTGTCCCGGGTGCGGAAATCCCGGTCCCGGCGGCCGCCCCGCCCGCGGCTGCGCCTGCGCCCAGGGCGCCGGCGGAACCGCTGGTCAGCCGTCCGCGGGTGCGCGGCGCTTATGACTGGGACGCCGCCCAGCCCGGCGAGCGGATCGCCCTGCCCGCCCCGGCCGGCGTCAGACTGGGCTATACCCCGAGCGCGCAGACAATCGAGATCAGCGGCCCCGCGGTCACCGCCGACCTGGCCGAGGCGCTGCAGGCCTGGCTGAAGACGCTCTGA
- a CDS encoding UDP-glucose dehydrogenase family protein: MRIAMIGTGYVGLVSGVCFSDFGHDVVCVDKDAGKIARLKGGEVPIYEPGLDQLMAKNVAAGRLSFTDDLAAAVDGAEAVFIAVGTPTRRGDGHADLTYVMAAAEEIAAALTGYAVVVTKSTVPVGTNRQVKQVIAKTNPRADFDVASNPEFLREGAAIEDFMKPDRVVVGVQNDRAAEVMAEIYRPLYLRDFPILTTDLESAEMIKYAANAFLAAKITFINEVAGLCERVGADVKEVARGIGFDGRIGNKFLHAGPGYGGSCFPKDTAALARIGQDHAFPMRITETVMRVNDEVKQRMVEKLRDICGGSFNGRTVAVLGVTFKPNTDDMREAPSLTIVPALVGGGAKVRVVDPQGRAEGEALLPGVKWEEDPYKAVQNADLVVLLTEWNEFRALDLKKLARKMEVPRMADLRNVYSAKAAKRAGFETYVAVGRGS, encoded by the coding sequence ATGCGCATTGCGATGATTGGCACCGGCTATGTCGGACTGGTGTCCGGCGTCTGTTTTTCGGATTTCGGCCATGACGTGGTCTGCGTCGACAAGGATGCGGGCAAGATCGCCCGGCTCAAGGGCGGCGAGGTGCCGATCTACGAGCCGGGGCTGGACCAGCTGATGGCAAAGAACGTCGCCGCGGGCCGCCTCAGCTTCACCGATGATCTGGCGGCGGCGGTGGACGGCGCCGAGGCGGTGTTCATCGCCGTCGGCACCCCGACCCGGCGCGGCGACGGCCATGCCGACCTCACTTACGTGATGGCGGCCGCCGAGGAGATTGCCGCCGCCCTCACCGGCTATGCGGTGGTGGTGACCAAATCCACCGTGCCGGTGGGCACCAACCGGCAGGTGAAGCAGGTGATCGCCAAGACCAATCCGCGGGCGGACTTCGACGTGGCCTCCAACCCGGAGTTCCTGCGCGAGGGCGCCGCGATCGAGGATTTCATGAAGCCCGACCGGGTGGTGGTGGGCGTGCAGAACGACCGCGCCGCCGAGGTGATGGCGGAGATCTACCGGCCGCTGTACCTGCGCGACTTCCCGATCCTGACCACCGACCTGGAATCGGCGGAGATGATCAAATACGCCGCCAATGCGTTCCTCGCCGCCAAGATCACCTTCATCAACGAGGTTGCGGGCCTGTGCGAGCGGGTCGGGGCCGACGTCAAGGAGGTCGCCCGCGGCATCGGCTTTGACGGCCGCATCGGCAACAAGTTCCTGCATGCAGGGCCCGGCTACGGCGGCTCCTGCTTTCCCAAGGACACCGCGGCGCTGGCGCGGATCGGCCAGGACCATGCCTTTCCGATGCGCATCACCGAGACGGTGATGCGGGTCAATGACGAGGTAAAACAGCGGATGGTGGAGAAGCTGCGCGACATCTGCGGCGGCTCCTTCAACGGCAGGACGGTGGCGGTGCTGGGCGTCACCTTCAAGCCCAACACCGACGACATGCGCGAGGCGCCGAGCCTGACCATCGTGCCCGCGCTGGTCGGCGGCGGCGCCAAGGTGCGGGTGGTCGACCCGCAGGGCCGCGCCGAGGGCGAGGCGCTGCTGCCCGGCGTCAAATGGGAGGAGGATCCCTACAAGGCGGTGCAGAACGCGGACCTGGTGGTGCTGCTGACCGAATGGAACGAGTTCCGGGCGCTGGATCTGAAGAAGCTGGCCCGCAAGATGGAGGTGCCGCGGATGGCGGACCTGCGCAATGTCTACTCGGCAAAAGCCGCCAAACGCGCCGGGTTCGAGACCTATGTGGCGGTCGGGCGGGGCAGCTGA
- a CDS encoding ABC transporter permease — MNTSSPAAPAAAPPAPAQPPGTAPRRLAALRTIAALMLREMSTRYGRTPGGYLWAVMEPLAAILFLSIGFSLVIRTPSLGTSFLLFYATGYLPFSLYRELANTVTRALSYSRPLLRYPAVTWTDAVLARFFLNSLTGILITALLSGGILLAVDSRTALDLPAVAAALGLAMAMGLGVGTLNCVLSGLFPLWDVAWTILNRPLLIASAVLYIFEDLPVNAQNILWYNPLAHITGLMRTGFYPTYNAAYANWVYVLMTSLVLLAFGLLLLRRFHRNILNR; from the coding sequence ATGAACACCTCATCTCCCGCCGCGCCTGCGGCGGCCCCCCCTGCCCCGGCGCAGCCGCCCGGCACCGCCCCCCGCCGCCTGGCGGCGCTGCGCACCATTGCCGCGCTGATGCTGCGCGAAATGTCGACCCGCTACGGGCGCACGCCCGGCGGCTACCTGTGGGCGGTGATGGAGCCGCTGGCGGCGATTCTGTTCCTGTCGATCGGCTTTTCGCTGGTGATCCGGACGCCGTCGCTGGGCACCAGCTTCCTGCTGTTCTACGCCACCGGCTATCTGCCGTTCAGCCTGTACCGGGAGCTGGCCAACACGGTGACCCGCGCGCTCAGCTATTCGCGGCCGCTGCTGCGCTACCCCGCCGTCACCTGGACCGATGCGGTGCTGGCCCGCTTCTTCCTGAACAGCCTGACCGGCATCCTGATCACCGCGCTGCTGAGCGGCGGCATCCTGCTGGCGGTGGACAGCCGCACCGCGCTGGACCTGCCCGCCGTCGCCGCCGCGCTGGGGCTGGCGATGGCGATGGGGCTGGGCGTCGGCACGCTGAACTGCGTGCTGTCCGGGCTGTTTCCGCTGTGGGACGTGGCCTGGACGATCCTCAACCGGCCGCTGCTCATCGCCTCCGCCGTCCTCTATATCTTCGAGGACCTGCCGGTGAACGCCCAGAACATCCTGTGGTACAACCCGCTGGCCCATATCACCGGGCTGATGCGCACCGGCTTCTACCCGACCTACAACGCGGCTTACGCCAATTGGGTCTATGTGCTGATGACCAGCCTGGTCCTTCTGGCCTTCGGCCTGCTGCTGCTGCGCCGGTTCCACCGCAACATCCTGAACCGCTGA
- a CDS encoding sugar transporter, producing MTQDSQAPAADRSEPQEPEETGRARAGKPRGGRKRRRGGAAAEPVELRPQQPAAETEAEAAETAADGAAADAGDGPDAGDAPPQPGRSRGRRQKKKLRKWRSQARAALAELEAVRDQQPAFPVARSAHMKRRHWGLAASFVLMVLAPLAATVFYLFAVAGDQYASTAGFTVRSQESSGANDLLGGLASFAGSSTASDSDILYEFIQSQELVAAVEARTGLRAHYSGRWPQDWVFALWPRATMEDLTWYWQRMVRIAYDGGSGLTEVQVTAFDPQMAQAITRAIVEESQIRINALNDQARADAMRYAEADLAEALERLKGAREALTRFRTRTRIVDPEADIQGRMGVMNNLQQQLAEALIEYDLLAGSVAPGDVRLNKAQQKIDVIRARIDSERQTFASSNTDTGGVGEDYPSLISEYERLTVDREFAEEAYRAALTALEAARDDAARQSRYLASYITPTLAEAAEYPRRHVLSALIGLFLLLVWAILVLIFYSIRDRN from the coding sequence ATGACACAGGACAGCCAGGCGCCCGCGGCAGACCGCTCAGAGCCGCAGGAACCGGAGGAAACAGGACGGGCCCGCGCGGGCAAGCCGCGGGGCGGCCGCAAGCGGCGGCGCGGCGGCGCGGCCGCGGAGCCGGTGGAGCTGCGGCCGCAGCAGCCGGCCGCGGAGACCGAGGCGGAGGCGGCGGAGACGGCCGCGGACGGGGCCGCGGCGGACGCCGGGGACGGCCCGGACGCCGGGGACGCGCCGCCGCAGCCGGGCAGGTCCCGCGGCCGCCGCCAGAAGAAGAAGCTGCGCAAATGGCGCAGCCAGGCCCGGGCCGCGCTGGCCGAGCTGGAGGCGGTGCGGGACCAGCAGCCGGCCTTCCCGGTGGCCCGCTCCGCCCATATGAAGCGGCGGCACTGGGGACTGGCGGCCAGCTTTGTGCTGATGGTGCTGGCGCCGCTGGCGGCCACGGTGTTCTACCTGTTTGCGGTGGCCGGCGATCAGTATGCCTCCACCGCCGGCTTCACCGTGCGCAGCCAGGAAAGCTCCGGCGCCAATGACCTGCTGGGCGGGCTGGCCAGCTTTGCCGGCAGCAGCACCGCCTCCGACAGCGATATCCTGTATGAGTTCATCCAGAGCCAGGAGCTGGTGGCGGCGGTGGAGGCGCGCACCGGCCTGAGAGCCCATTATTCCGGCCGCTGGCCGCAGGACTGGGTGTTTGCGCTGTGGCCGCGGGCCACGATGGAGGATCTGACCTGGTACTGGCAGCGCATGGTGCGCATCGCCTATGACGGCGGCTCGGGGCTGACCGAGGTGCAGGTCACCGCCTTCGATCCGCAGATGGCGCAGGCGATCACCCGCGCCATCGTCGAGGAAAGCCAGATCCGCATCAACGCGCTCAACGACCAGGCCCGCGCCGATGCGATGCGCTATGCCGAGGCCGATCTGGCGGAGGCGCTGGAGCGGCTGAAAGGCGCCCGCGAGGCGCTGACCCGGTTCCGCACCCGCACCCGCATCGTCGACCCGGAGGCTGACATCCAGGGCCGCATGGGGGTGATGAACAACCTGCAGCAGCAGCTGGCCGAGGCGCTGATCGAATACGACCTGCTGGCCGGCTCCGTGGCGCCGGGCGACGTGCGGCTGAACAAGGCGCAGCAGAAGATCGACGTGATCCGCGCCCGCATCGACAGCGAGCGCCAGACCTTCGCCTCCAGCAACACCGACACCGGCGGCGTCGGCGAGGACTACCCGTCGCTGATCTCGGAATACGAACGGCTGACGGTGGACCGGGAATTCGCCGAGGAGGCCTACCGCGCGGCGCTGACGGCGCTGGAGGCGGCGCGCGACGATGCCGCCCGCCAGAGCCGCTACCTGGCCAGCTACATCACCCCGACCCTGGCCGAGGCGGCGGAATACCCGCGCCGCCATGTGCTGAGCGCGCTGATCGGGCTGTTCCTGCTGCTGGTCTGGGCGATCCTGGTGCTGATCTTCTATTCGATCCGCGACCGCAACTGA
- a CDS encoding ABC transporter ATP-binding protein yields the protein MAQIRFENLTKSFRLKGERKVIVDNLNLTLPEGKSLALLGRNGAGKSTLLQIIAGTLHADSGRVVSTGTLSWPVGLSASFHKDLTGAENVRFIARIYGVDCDDLVAFVEEFAELGKSFYMPMRSYSSGMRSRLTFGASMGIRFDTYLIDEVTAVGDKSFRRKSREVFADRMKLSSAIMVTHSMKQVREFCNAGLVLEKGEMRYFEDLEEAIAVHEAMLA from the coding sequence ATGGCACAGATCCGGTTCGAGAACCTGACCAAGAGCTTCCGGCTCAAGGGCGAGCGCAAGGTAATCGTCGACAACCTGAACCTCACCCTGCCGGAGGGCAAGTCGCTGGCATTGCTGGGCCGCAACGGGGCCGGCAAGTCGACGCTGCTGCAGATCATCGCCGGCACCCTGCATGCCGATTCGGGGCGGGTGGTCTCGACCGGCACCCTGTCCTGGCCGGTGGGGCTGTCGGCGTCGTTCCACAAGGACCTGACCGGGGCGGAAAACGTCCGCTTCATCGCCCGCATCTACGGGGTTGACTGCGACGACCTGGTGGCCTTTGTCGAGGAGTTCGCCGAGCTCGGCAAATCCTTTTACATGCCGATGCGCAGCTATTCCTCCGGCATGCGCTCGCGGCTGACCTTCGGGGCGTCGATGGGGATCCGCTTCGACACCTATCTGATCGACGAGGTGACCGCGGTGGGCGACAAGTCGTTCCGCCGCAAGAGCCGCGAGGTCTTTGCCGACCGGATGAAGCTGTCCAGCGCCATCATGGTGACCCATTCGATGAAGCAGGTGCGCGAGTTCTGCAACGCCGGCCTGGTGCTGGAAAAGGGCGAGATGCGCTATTTCGAGGACCTGGAGGAGGCGATCGCCGTGCATGAGGCGATGCTGGCCTAG
- a CDS encoding stealth conserved region 3 domain-containing protein, whose amino-acid sequence MPNFKRRLRALILPVPLLGPMARRLYCRLNAGRGGAAPQGRSFRPGNSVAAQIPALSRTPAFGGDAFFSSPDAAARLSAAVTAAAREMAVIVFPASRGNDLHLGLRAEDLAAFREVLEASLGSPLQWDPARGRQPRRQMTLCWPAGLTTRLQASLYFQQEDKADSRDSSNRFLRHIHASLQGVLDRPGLHRCSDLLDGLPDEAPRAPVDLVYTWVNNGDPGWQAMHAAAKGIAQEAAEHEADARSLARFTNRDELRYSLRSVERYLPWINRIFVFSNCPPPEWLEPSERLVWVDHTEVIPAHCLPTFNSHAIESFLHRIPGLAENFLYLNDDFFINEPLPQAYFFAANGQCNANLEDYGVVNGALRAEDKDYLNAARNGAELMRRRFGLVPSRLHKHAPYALKKSVLEKMEAEFPEAFERTRQAQFRSAGDVSTVSFLFHHYAFATGAGTRIAYRSRLLKNTAPDIQRELRTLEEGRKIRTFCLNDGGDSHNDEVWNREIPLFLANRFPTPIAEEVPAAAGGASLAAE is encoded by the coding sequence ATGCCGAATTTCAAGCGCCGCCTCCGGGCCCTGATCCTTCCGGTTCCGCTGCTTGGCCCGATGGCCCGCCGCCTGTACTGCCGGCTGAACGCCGGCCGCGGCGGCGCCGCCCCGCAAGGCCGCAGCTTCCGCCCCGGCAACAGCGTGGCGGCGCAGATCCCGGCGCTCAGCCGGACCCCGGCCTTCGGCGGCGATGCGTTTTTCTCCAGCCCCGACGCCGCCGCCCGGCTGAGCGCCGCGGTGACGGCGGCGGCCCGGGAGATGGCCGTGATCGTCTTCCCGGCCAGCCGCGGCAACGACCTGCACCTGGGGCTGCGCGCCGAGGATCTGGCGGCCTTCCGGGAGGTGCTGGAAGCCAGCCTCGGCAGCCCCCTGCAATGGGACCCCGCCCGCGGCCGCCAGCCGCGGCGGCAGATGACCCTGTGCTGGCCCGCCGGGCTCACCACCCGGCTGCAGGCCAGCCTCTACTTCCAGCAGGAGGACAAGGCCGACAGCCGCGACAGCAGCAACCGCTTCCTGCGCCATATCCACGCCTCGCTGCAGGGCGTCCTGGACCGTCCCGGGCTGCACCGCTGCAGCGACCTGCTGGACGGCCTGCCGGATGAGGCGCCGCGCGCGCCGGTGGACCTGGTCTACACCTGGGTCAACAACGGCGATCCCGGCTGGCAGGCGATGCATGCCGCGGCCAAGGGCATCGCCCAGGAGGCCGCCGAGCATGAGGCCGACGCCCGCAGCCTGGCCCGGTTCACCAACCGCGACGAGCTGCGCTATTCGCTGCGCTCGGTGGAGCGCTACCTGCCCTGGATCAACCGTATTTTCGTGTTTTCCAACTGCCCGCCGCCGGAGTGGCTGGAGCCCTCGGAGCGGCTGGTCTGGGTCGACCACACGGAGGTGATCCCGGCGCATTGCCTGCCCACCTTCAACTCGCATGCGATCGAAAGCTTCCTGCACCGGATTCCCGGGCTGGCGGAGAACTTCCTCTATCTGAACGACGATTTCTTCATCAACGAGCCGCTGCCGCAGGCCTATTTCTTTGCCGCCAACGGCCAGTGCAACGCCAACCTCGAGGATTACGGCGTGGTCAACGGGGCGCTGCGCGCCGAGGACAAGGATTACCTCAACGCCGCCCGCAACGGCGCCGAGCTGATGCGCCGCCGCTTCGGGCTGGTGCCGTCCCGGCTGCACAAGCACGCGCCTTATGCGCTGAAGAAATCAGTGCTGGAGAAGATGGAAGCGGAATTCCCGGAGGCCTTCGAACGCACCCGGCAGGCGCAGTTCCGCTCGGCCGGCGATGTCTCCACCGTGTCCTTCCTGTTCCACCATTATGCCTTTGCCACCGGCGCCGGCACCCGGATCGCCTACCGCAGCCGGCTGCTCAAGAACACCGCCCCGGATATCCAGCGCGAGCTGCGGACCCTGGAGGAAGGCCGCAAGATCCGCACCTTCTGCCTCAATGACGGCGGCGACAGCCACAATGACGAGGTGTGGAACCGGGAGATCCCGCTGTTCCTGGCAAACCGCTTCCCGACCCCGATCGCCGAGGAGGTCCCGGCCGCCGCCGGCGGCGCCAGCCTGGCCGCCGAATAG
- a CDS encoding sulfotransferase codes for MKTFLLGVGCQKGGTTWLHRYLSMHPACDFGFRKEYHVFDALWIRGAKTGKFYRSALADLARRARRQAKRQDRETVERSGKAALQLQKALQHVSFYTDPENYADYFDWLHGSRPGLQLVGDITPSYNGLPAEKFAAIREMLERRGFRVKVIFLMRDPVERIYSATRMRIRDQQGKPGKQGKEPLAFFNKRFAWGDVEMRTRYEHTFGALDQAFAPEDVLYGFYETLFTDAEVRRITSFLGLEYIDPDFEAQVNASPRTAELDSGSIAKVRSYYDATYQAAMARFGEDRIRAIWPHA; via the coding sequence GTGAAGACGTTTCTTTTGGGCGTGGGCTGCCAGAAGGGCGGCACCACCTGGCTGCACCGGTATCTGAGCATGCATCCGGCCTGTGACTTCGGGTTCCGCAAGGAATACCATGTTTTCGACGCGCTCTGGATCCGGGGCGCCAAGACCGGCAAGTTCTACCGCTCGGCGCTGGCCGACCTGGCCCGGCGGGCGCGGCGCCAGGCCAAGCGCCAGGACCGCGAGACGGTGGAGCGCAGCGGCAAGGCGGCGCTGCAGCTGCAAAAGGCGCTGCAGCATGTCTCCTTCTATACCGATCCGGAAAACTACGCCGATTATTTCGACTGGCTGCACGGCTCCCGGCCGGGGCTGCAGCTGGTCGGCGACATCACCCCCTCCTACAACGGGCTTCCGGCGGAGAAATTCGCCGCCATCCGGGAGATGCTGGAGCGCCGCGGCTTCCGGGTGAAGGTGATCTTCCTGATGCGCGACCCGGTCGAGCGGATCTATTCCGCCACCCGGATGCGGATCCGCGACCAGCAGGGCAAGCCCGGCAAGCAGGGCAAGGAGCCGCTGGCCTTCTTCAACAAGCGCTTTGCCTGGGGCGATGTCGAGATGCGCACCCGCTACGAGCACACCTTCGGCGCCCTGGACCAGGCCTTTGCCCCCGAGGATGTGCTTTACGGCTTCTACGAGACCCTGTTCACCGATGCCGAGGTGCGCCGGATCACCAGCTTCCTCGGGCTGGAGTACATCGACCCGGATTTCGAGGCCCAGGTGAATGCCTCCCCCCGCACCGCCGAGCTGGACAGCGGCAGCATTGCCAAGGTGCGCAGCTATTACGACGCCACCTACCAGGCCGCCATGGCCCGGTTCGGAGAGGACCGTATCCGCGCCATCTGGCCCCACGCCTGA
- a CDS encoding glycosyltransferase family 2 protein, protein MSSRADPAAAGASAAAPLVSVVMPAYNAAAVLGRAVASVRAQTLADWELLIADDGSRDGTGALARAEAAREPRIRVLALPENRGAAAARNLALAAARGRYIAFLDADDTWLPQKLARQVGWMQAEGIAFSYTSYLRGDGQAWSLRRAPASVTRRQLLRGNAIGCLTAVCDRQMLGDFTMPGFRRRQDYALWLQLLRRVPQAHGLDEPLACYWREKGRASLSSNLLKGARGTLQVYREQEQLSWPLALWCLLRHLSRHLRPRRRRPLPPGAAP, encoded by the coding sequence TTGTCCAGCAGAGCTGACCCGGCGGCGGCCGGGGCTTCCGCCGCCGCGCCGCTGGTCTCGGTGGTGATGCCCGCCTACAACGCCGCCGCGGTGCTGGGCCGGGCGGTGGCTTCGGTGCGGGCGCAGACGCTGGCGGACTGGGAGCTGCTGATCGCCGATGACGGCTCGCGCGACGGCACCGGCGCGCTGGCCCGCGCCGAAGCCGCGCGCGAGCCGCGCATCCGGGTGCTGGCGCTGCCGGAAAACCGCGGCGCCGCGGCGGCGCGCAACCTGGCGCTGGCGGCGGCGCGCGGCCGCTACATTGCCTTTCTCGATGCCGATGACACCTGGCTGCCGCAGAAGCTGGCGCGGCAGGTGGGCTGGATGCAGGCCGAAGGCATTGCCTTCAGCTACACCAGCTACCTGCGCGGCGACGGCCAGGCCTGGAGCCTGCGGCGGGCGCCCGCCAGCGTCACCCGCCGCCAGCTGCTGCGCGGCAATGCGATCGGCTGCCTGACCGCGGTCTGCGACCGGCAGATGCTGGGCGATTTCACCATGCCGGGCTTCCGCCGCCGCCAGGATTACGCGCTGTGGCTGCAGCTCTTGCGGCGGGTGCCGCAGGCCCATGGGCTGGACGAGCCGCTGGCCTGCTACTGGCGCGAGAAGGGCCGCGCCAGCCTGTCCTCCAACCTGCTGAAGGGTGCCCGCGGCACCCTGCAGGTCTACCGCGAGCAGGAGCAGCTGTCCTGGCCGCTGGCGCTGTGGTGCCTGCTGCGGCACCTGTCCCGGCATCTGCGGCCGCGCCGCCGCCGGCCGCTGCCGCCGGGGGCGGCGCCATGA
- a CDS encoding stealth conserved region 3 domain-containing protein, with product MTRLPLADHLLAALGNPALAREAAGKLLARRRGRRRPEAPAAPAALGLAAADGCGRRLVAALAAHLGVLRLADDGWRQWIGVSAASFAPVLQALQQAAPEASLHPLGQAGRLTPGQALKAGALRLRLTGRAGSALIDLERYEPRGPGHWVSANAANAVARALFSDCLEAPGLQEAEQLAGAPSPEQLRDRLPVDLVCTWVSHADPGWQQLYAAHAGSYRGGTDAAAMTRFHSNDELRFLLRSAAWNLPWLRRIHVVSNCAPPDWLDRGHPGIAWVDHAAVLAPADLPTFNSHAIEAGLHRIPGLSRRFLYANDDMFFCRPQEKAGFFAASGASLAFLEPGAMACGALAPAAPDYLNAARVSAGLLQQVFGVRVARLHQHVPYALNRELLREIAERFPDAIARTRASRFRSPGDVNMTSFLYHHYALLQGKAQEGRIEAVFARSSDLRWRQQLERARRRGCDVLCLNEGGTRPPGRDWHRHSRRCLQRMFPHPAPWERASGARP from the coding sequence ATGACCCGGCTGCCGCTGGCAGACCACCTGCTGGCCGCGCTCGGCAACCCGGCGCTGGCCCGGGAGGCCGCGGGCAAGCTGCTGGCGCGCCGCCGGGGCCGCCGCCGCCCGGAGGCCCCGGCGGCCCCGGCGGCGCTCGGCCTGGCGGCGGCGGACGGCTGCGGCCGCCGCCTGGTGGCGGCGCTGGCGGCGCATCTCGGGGTGCTGCGGCTGGCCGATGACGGCTGGCGGCAGTGGATCGGCGTCTCCGCCGCCAGTTTCGCGCCGGTGCTGCAGGCGCTGCAGCAGGCGGCCCCGGAGGCCAGCCTGCACCCGCTGGGCCAGGCCGGGCGGCTGACCCCGGGGCAGGCGCTGAAGGCGGGGGCGCTGCGGCTGCGGCTGACCGGCCGGGCGGGCAGCGCGCTGATCGACCTGGAGCGCTATGAGCCGCGCGGCCCCGGCCATTGGGTCTCGGCCAATGCCGCCAATGCGGTGGCCCGCGCCCTGTTCAGCGACTGCCTGGAGGCCCCCGGGCTGCAGGAGGCGGAGCAGCTGGCGGGCGCGCCCTCGCCGGAACAGCTGCGCGACCGGCTGCCGGTGGATCTGGTCTGCACCTGGGTCAGCCATGCCGATCCCGGCTGGCAGCAGCTTTATGCCGCCCATGCCGGCAGCTACCGCGGCGGCACCGATGCCGCCGCGATGACCCGGTTCCACAGCAATGACGAGCTGCGCTTCCTGCTGCGCTCGGCGGCCTGGAACCTGCCCTGGCTGCGCCGCATCCATGTGGTCAGCAACTGCGCCCCGCCGGACTGGCTCGACCGCGGCCATCCCGGGATTGCCTGGGTGGACCATGCCGCGGTGCTGGCGCCCGCCGACCTGCCGACCTTCAACTCGCATGCGATCGAGGCCGGGCTGCACCGGATCCCCGGCCTGAGCCGCCGGTTCCTCTATGCCAATGACGACATGTTCTTCTGCCGGCCGCAGGAGAAGGCGGGTTTCTTTGCCGCCAGCGGCGCCTCGCTGGCCTTTCTGGAGCCCGGCGCGATGGCCTGCGGCGCTTTGGCCCCGGCGGCGCCGGACTACCTGAATGCGGCGCGGGTCTCGGCCGGGCTGCTGCAGCAGGTGTTCGGGGTGCGGGTGGCGCGGCTGCACCAGCATGTGCCCTATGCGCTGAACCGGGAGCTGCTGCGGGAGATCGCCGAACGCTTCCCCGATGCCATCGCCCGCACCCGCGCCAGCCGCTTCCGCAGCCCCGGGGATGTCAATATGACCAGCTTCCTCTACCACCATTACGCGCTGCTGCAGGGCAAGGCGCAGGAAGGCCGCATCGAGGCGGTGTTCGCGCGCTCCAGCGACCTGCGCTGGCGGCAGCAGCTGGAGCGCGCGCGGCGCCGCGGCTGCGATGTGCTGTGCCTCAACGAAGGCGGCACCCGGCCGCCGGGCCGCGACTGGCACCGCCACAGCCGCCGCTGCCTGCAGCGGATGTTCCCGCATCCCGCCCCCTGGGAACGGGCGTCCGGAGCGCGGCCATGA